GAAGGCTTGGAGCTTAAGTTGGCTTCATTTCTCCACTAACACCACCTGCTTCATCACCTCTTGTATAAAAATCTATCAgaaaagtgttggtgcgggaagcatccaacgagcgaacccaagttttgataatgacaaaggagtcaaagttaagcttatttgtgatctaacatgtctgatggagattgcaagaaaagtcctaagtgttcttagacaaaagttctagctgcggttaggcaaggtgaaaaccctagggggtggtaaccttatgtcctaggggttggtaaccctaggtggaggaaaatcctaaagtgtggtaaccttaggtcctaggaggtggtaaccctaggtagaggaaaatcctaaggggttaaccttaggttctagggggtggtaactctaggtggagaaaaaacctaaggggcggtaactttgggtcctagggggtggtaaccctaagcagaaaatccagtcggtttggagggtcggactagcatcaggtaatctctcctgaggggagtaagtGCGGTCGCGTTCCCtggaagagagaacagtaggcgtcggttcgacctagggtttccagtcgaaaatccgaagtcagaatcgggcaatccgaagactgtcaatttacTTACCTATATATTCTCTGCTATATTCTAACTCTGTCTTGCAGGAGAACATTTCTAACAGTTTTTGTGCAGGGTCAgaattgaccgggatcggtcgaccgaatcgggttatcggttgaccgaacccccaAAGCAGCATATCAGTTTCCAGCGAAtggaccaggctcgaccaggggatcggtcgaccgaaactggttttcggtcgaccaaaccggggaaaagacttgaccagatcgaagcggagtgaGCGGAGCGAGTGGATCGTGCAGATCAgataggaggagatcgcctgatcggtcgaccgaacgcggggatcggtcgaccaatccacctcgggtcaaacctgatcccgagacttggggatctggatcaatcttacagagcctataaaaaggagcctcgggaagcAACCTAATCATCAATCTCGAACAGAACAACCGGTGCTTTTGAACGCTCTTCAAACGCTTCCACCATGCGCTGCTACTCTGACAACTAACGACTCCATTCTTCAAATCTTTTATACTATCGGTATCGCATTTCTTTATTCAGcacttatatttcaaaattgtaaaagacttacgaattgatagtgattgtccatcgaaagcaatCTACGAtcgcgggctttggagtaggagtcgccctaggctccgaaccaagtaaatcttggtcttcTTGTGTGTGTATTTTTTTCTTTCCACTGCGTTACTTGAATTTCCGAATACGAGacttgtgaaagccacgagcgctattcacccccctcccccctagcgctttcgatccaacaagaaAAAGATTGAGAGATTGCAAAAGCAGTCCCCACAGTTAAGAACCGCCATACTAGGCGATTCCGATGAACTTGGGAAGGAGGAGGGGGGTGGGCTTTAGCTCCCCGTCGGTCTGCCCCTGGTCCcactttaaaatatatcttaaaATAATCTATCAAAATAGTATAATTTCACTTTCAAACTGTTTTAACTAGATTGCTCCATCATAGAGCTATTTTGATAAATCTACTGTAAGATGATCCGCCGGTGGTTTATATTTTTGTAATTAAACTAGTTAAGAATAAAAGAatattttggataaaaaatagGTGAGGATAttgctttattttttattttttattttttattttttattttttattttttactaatAATAGGAGGATCGGAGGAAgggtctttttaatttttttacttttttatttgaaatttaatattttatcataTTAAATTATTGATATGGTATTAAAGTGAAAATGTAACGTTATAAATAACTatctattataattttaattaataagtttatatttttatttttgatatttttaaaaaatttattttttctagcTATGCCCAAATTAGGATTTTAAATGAACTAAATATTTAGGAGCAAATTTGATACTTGGCTTGTTaagaaattatttatatttattcaatttacTCAGTGTCAATTAAACTAAATGAATATATTTGGATTGAATATACATGACATAGATATACAATTCAATTTCATAAAAAAATCTCATCAGTAGTTTTATAAGTTTGTCATTGCACTGTATAACTGAATATCTTATCTTATCTATGCATGttactaagtaattaaaataatcaaAGTGCAATTGCCAGCTAGTTAATTAAGCTTAATTAGGTCCATcgttaattatatattaatagcCAACTAACTCTTCATATCATTGAAACAATATCAACTACTTAATGATGATGATCATTTCTAGCACAGAgaagaaatgaaatgaaatggaAATGACGATCGtggttcagtttgaacaaaattTGAACTGATTCTATGGGACCTACACGTTACGTACCGATGGATTCACCATATCCagaatcagttttaaaataaaataaaaactgttttctatttaattttaaaagcTCCGACCATGTGCTGCTCAAGGAGCTGCAGAGCATGCATGACGAACAGGGAGGAATCCAGATTCCTGCATATTTTTTTATAAGATAactagttttaaaataaaattaactgtGACGTGCActcactttcattttttttttataattcatgaATGAATCCGTTGAATCGTATGACATCGAGAGAGGGAAAGTGAATTTGGAcgcttttaaaaattttcttttataaaaatttagaGTACGTAGTAGAATAAAATGAAACGAAAAGAATACTTGATGATTCTAATCAAGTGCTGAGTCGATGAACGCTGGAGATGTGACTCTCCCGGTGATGATGTATAGACCTTCGACTGCTGTAAACTTCCGGCGAGAACCTATAAGCACAAAACCGAGctaggaaggggttcccggtaacggccctccgacgcttaagtcaactCTCGCGGGAAGAGATCGAGTCAGAATGACGGGAATGAAAACTGTAACTACAGTGatgtagaatgcatacctccgtcgaaacctgggggtccttatatagggctcccgagGGAATGCGTGTACGCATCCCGAagtgtgcacgctcctcaaagtatACCTGGAACGACcttgtcagaaaagcgtgtctggcGCCATGCCGCAATCGTCcgggcatatctctgacgtgatagtggaaacttccaccgtacgattctctgtccggtcCAACCGCCAACCATCCTGTCTGTCGGCGACACACGTCTCGAGAAAGATATCCTTAGCTGCTCCCTTTGTCCCCTTCGGCGCCTTGTCCGTTTCGGGCCGAGCGGAAGAGACGCTCGGCCCCGTAGGGCTCAAGCCTGAAGGCATGACAGACCGAGCGAGAATGCTTCCTTGGTTGAGCTGCAGTTCAGCCGAGCGGACAGGTCGCTCGGTTCGACAATTTCTCTATACTTGGcagcttgtgagcgtcggaaggccGACTCGTGGTCGAGCTGTCTTCGCACTAGCCCTGGCGCGATCCTGGCCGAGAGGCCATAAGACTTCTCCAGGCCGGGAGGTCATGAGACCTCTCCGATCGGCCGAACCCGTAGGTTGACTCCTCTGATCttaacctccacgtgtcgttgatccTTGCCCATGCGGGTCCCCCCATGCTTACCGTCAGATCACTTAGTTTGGAGTCTTTCACGACTCCTGTCCTAATGCTTGCGATCATCAATCGTTTTtgttggataatccactaaatgaTAAAGTGATAGTACAAATATGAATGCAATGTGTAAGTATAATAAATATACTGACAAcaatgaatataaaaaaaattataggttGTCAGAAATCTCTCAGCATCATAGTAGTTGCAGCTTGTACTAGCAGAGAATCAACATAGTAGAACATTTAAAAATAGGAGTCATATGTGGCTCAGAGATTGAGAGCTTCTTTTATAGGTCTCGTTCCGTCGATTAAACCTATACGTCTGACCAATCCTTCTATCCGTCAACGGATCatcaataaaattcttttcaacaaattaaataatcaaaaaaaatttcaaaaataaataaataaataaataactttgtATAATCAAGTTCAATAAACAaccaaataagtttaaaatgtcaaaaagtttaaataatcaaataaatttgaattaagatgtttcgataacatctaaacaaattaAACTCAAACTCATGATAATTTTaacgatttaatttattttaagattGACTTTAATATCACAAATTTTAACTCAGCTTAGCTCATTTGGAGCTCTACTAGATGTTCAAATTTGATCCCATTAATCCGGAGATAGATTATCTTTTCtcatttaaatttgaaatataaCTTATGCACGACTTGACCTTCAAAATATTGGCCCCAATTGAGATTCGAACtctaattctattatttattttcttaaatatttcACAATGACAGCTGGCTGACGCCTGTGGTAGTAGCAATTTCTCAACCAAAGGTGGTCAGGTCACTACATCAAATACACATTAAGCTCATGAGTTAGACAAATCAAACTAATATAAAatcaattattattaatttgatttaatctatttttaaatttttaaatctaaatctaacggAATAAATCATCAGCAAATCAAGTACAAAACACCAAGCGCACCTGCGCCGGCATCGCTGAATCCCACAAATTCGCAATGCACGTTACGGAATCCATCGGAGTTATTCCTTGTCTCTCGGAGCTAATTGCGGCGTAGTTGCTGCTGCATGCACACGACAATCTAGCCACGATTTAATTAAGCTGATAAAAAGATGATTACATTATATCTAAAGTTAATAAAACCTCATGCACTAGATCAGATCATCCGGAACAAtacaatttgatttgattttgattAAATTCTAAGGAGGAAAAGGGGGAAGAAATAGAACAGCTGAAACCCTTTCTTATCCAAAACCCCAATGCTTTTGGCCTCGGCATCTTCCTCTTTGAGTTTTTATATTTtcctttcccttttcttttctccgCTGAAAAGGTGAAAAAGGTGGCGGATTTACAGGGTACGATAACTGGTAAAGCGCAACACTACAAACCATACGCAGCGAGCGCGAGCGCGAAGACAGAGAGAGAAGGAGTGGCGCTCGATTCATTGCACATTACTCTTCTTCTCTCTGCTCTGGCCCCTGCTGCAGCATTGCTACGCGATTGAGGAACTTTGATGCATCTTTCCCGATGCAGAGTCGGGAATCTTTTACCTCCTTTTCGCGTCGTCTTCGGATGTTTTGTCATTGCGTTATTGATTCGTCGGTGACCGCCGGGTTAGGGATCGACTTGGCTTGAGAGTTCACCGGAGCGAGCTTCAGACACACACACTGACTAGCCGATCATTGATTAGTAGTACGTACAAGGAGAGGattggaagttttttttttttaatttattgagATTTTTGTATGGGGAAATTAGGCTGGGGAATCTACCGTCGCCTGGATCGGCTCGCTCTTCGATCTCGCTAATGGCGACTTCGCCGCCGACCCTGCAAAAACATGGAGAGAACGTAGGTAGCTCAGGGCGGTGACGGGATCCGGGGTTGGCGGGGGTGGTGCGTCCGCTTACCTTTGTCAGGGGCGGTGAAGGAACGCTTACAGTGCGCTATGGCGTTCTGTATGCCGTCCTGCAGCTCCAGGAGCGAGTCGTCCCGAcgctgcggcggcggcggcggcggcggagatgGGACCGCGGCTACGGCAGCTGACGTCTGCCAGCTCTTCCCCAGCCGTTTTCCCGCCGCTCGCATCCCTGCCGGGAGACTCTTTCCTCCTCCAGCGTACTTCGCGGGCGCCTCTTCCTCCGGCGGCTCTGCTTCGCTGGACGCGCCGGAGAGCTTGTGCTTTTCTAGGTGCTTCTTCGAAGCCCTGACATAGAGCGGCTTGATCATGTTGCGGTACTTCTGCAGGACCTCTCTCGCGAACCTCTTCTCGTCCGCCTCCGCCGCCGCCTGCGCCGCCGCCTGGACGGTGGCGGTGGTGTTTGCGTCCGCCGCAGTCTTGGAAGGCCGGTTAGTGGACGAGCTCCGCGCTCTCCTGTCCAGCGCGAAGAACTTGCTCTGCTGCTGCTGAGGTTGCTGCTTTGGGGATGCGGCATTAGGCTCCGCCGCCGCCGGTTTGAACTTCCGGTACCCGAGCGAGAAGACTCGAAATTTGGGGGCCAACTTAAGGAGCGAAATGGACGACTCGCATTGAGGTTTGTCGTCGGCGACCGCAATCGAAGAAGGCTCTAAAGGAACCAGCTTTCCTTTGAAGAAGATTTCGTCGGAAGACGAGAAGCCCTCGGCGCGGAGGTTTTCACCTCCACCGGCTCCCTTCAGCTCGATGTCGAACTCACCCTCTTCCACCTCAATCCCCGACTTCGACACGGAGCCATCGGCTGCGCCGAGGGCGCCAAACTCGATGTCAAAGAAGGGGCCTTCGTCCTCCCCCTCGCCGTCGTCCGTCGTGGCTGAGGAAGGGCGGaggacggcggcggcggcgacatCTGTCCCGTGGTTGGCGGCGGAGGAGCGAATGGCGGCCGCCACGGTGGCTCCGCCGCCGCCGCGCCAGTACTTGAGGAGGCTGAAGGATTCCATAGTAGGGAGAGCCAGAGGTGAAGTCGACGTTTTACTACCAACTACGAGTCCACTATCAGAAAGAGGCGACCTTTTCTCGTCCTGCCTCGCTTTCTCCTTCCCTCGTAAAAAAAAAGACGGTGGGTGACTGGtggtgaggaagagaagagagagagagagagaagagagagggagGTGCTGCGACTGCTCTCTCGACTGGATCAATGGCGTAGCAGCAGAGCAGAGTTGAATAATTTGTGTTGCGTGAAGAAGCTTTAGCACTGCACGAGAAAAAGACAGAGGCAGAGTTTACTATTCATACAATTCAATTTAAATGGCAGTGGCCAGTGGATAATTCAACCGCGGCGTCATTCGAATGTAACGTTGTCGCTTTACAAGCGTCGTAACGGCCGGGTTACTCTGCTTTACAAGCGTAATAACGGCCGAATTAATCTTTTACGTACCTAATTTTTATAAGATGGAAATCATGtactatatttttttaaaaaaatatttattcactTTTTTATATAGGTCCATTAGTCGCATGCTAAATTTTTATAATACCTAAATCATGAGAACTCTCCATTATTTTATATGTATTAGAAAtctctttagtgtatttatgttctGGGATTTAGATTTGATAATGTAAATTGACAACACATGCatctttaaatttttatactataaattaaaaatttattattcttaATTTTCGGAAAAAATTATTTATAGTTCTAtactattcgaaaatttaaacctttgatattctttgaaatatAGGAGCTCTAGGAATCATTAATGGTATTGATTTGTAATCGGTTAACTGAAGGGTTCAGTCGATCTGACTAAAGAAATCAATAGAAGTTTCTAAGTTCATATCAGACAACCCTAACTATCAGACTAATTCATGCATAATTATAtatttctaactctattttacaagtCTATTATTGATATTTTTGTTGTGATAACTTTATTTTACATAAAGCAAAGTTTGGGTTAACTgaagggttcagtcgactgaacagggTGGTTCAGTTGACCAATCTAGGCAAATAAGTGTGAATCAGATTTGAATCCAACAAAAAATAAACAAAGGTTCAATCGACAGATCAGGAGAATCAGTTGATCAAACAAATATGAAAAGTCCATAATGGATATGATTGGATCGAACAGTAAAGGAAACTCCCGTGGTCTAATCACCTGAACAAGGTTCAATAGACCGAAAACATGGATTTCATGGGATCAATTAGATTAGATTGGAGACAACAAGGAAAGAAGAGGCACCAATAAAAGGTTCAGTTGACTAATCAGTTTCTCGTCGACCGGATCAAGCCTATAAAAGAAGCCTTGGAATCTAAAGCTCAATACATCATCTCAATCCAATTCTTTCAATGCTCTCTTCACCTCTGCTATTCATGCAAGAACTGGTATTATATTGAGAAGCTCTCTAACAACCTACTACGAATCACCATCTTTGAAGTTGTGAGTAATCTTTATTTACTTGCATTTACTTTAAAAGGGTTAGTAGATTATTACTATCACCTTCATCTTTGTACGCTTTCCTCCTTCTTCGAAAGCTTTTTTTATAGAGAAGAATATTAATGATTTTCTCATTCATAAATAGTTTAAGAAATCATGGGTCTTAGAGTAGCAGTCACTatattgtaaaccaagtaacctATATACTAAATTGAGTGTCTTCTAAGTCTATTCTATCTACTCCATATGAATGTTAGatagataaaaaattaaatttgagtAATTTGAGATCATAGGTGTCAATGCCTATATTCATGATAAGACACAAATATGGAAATTAGGACTTACAGGTACAAAGTGTATCTTTGTAGGGCATTCTGATACCTCCAAAGGTAATATTTTCATTAGTGAGTAATAAAATAGAATCATCTCTGAAATAGAATTTAGATATGATACTTTttttgaaactgagttcccaatgAGAGGTGAGATTGATAAAACTATTCCTCTATTTACAATAGAGTAGGAGGATGATACTTTATCAACAAATTAGGTATCATAAGAGATGTCTGAATCTAGTTAACCTAGTGAGAGTGATTTTTCAATAAATGAGATGATATCTCAACAGTCAAACCTACGAAGAAgtagttatcaaattatttttcaGAGAAGGTTTAACATCAAGAATGATGTATTTATGATTCTCCTAGTTGACGATGAAAAACCTTGAATAGTTGAGGAAGCATTGAGTTGACGATGAGAAACCTTGAACAATTGAGGAAGCATTGAGATGCTTagttagagaaaaatgaaaaGTTGCATTGGATGAAGAAATGAAgtctatgaaaaaaaattaagtttgggAATTAGTTGATTTTCCTATAGACCGAAAGGCTATTAGAAATAAATAGATTctcaaaattaaaaggaaatcaGATGAATCTATTAATCAATTCAAAGCTCgtctagttgcaaaaggatatacccaataAAAAAGCATTGATTTTAAAGAGATATTTTCTCCTGTTATGAAATTTGTGTTAATTCATGTTATTTTAGCTATAGTAGTACATTTTGACTTGGAATTATATGAGATGGATATTAAAATAACTTtacttaatggtaatcttgacgagaAAATCTATATGACACAACCAaaagattaaattattgaatgccaagagaataaagtatgtagacttaaaaaatctatatatggactaaagtaaatattaagataatggaacataaggtttaataaagttattttatcttataattttaaaatgtcaatgagaatcattgtgtttatataaaaaagaaaagtttattatcttatcattatatgCTGATAATATACTAATAGATGGGAGTGACATAAAGTttatgatagaagtcaaatcatgACTTTcataataatttaatataatagaTATGGGGAAGCTGAGTACATCTTAAGAGTAAATATCATAAGAGATCGATCAAAAAGATTCTTGAATTTGTCTCAagaggcttatatcactaagatgctaaaACACTTCAATAtatcagattgcaacattgaacaaacACCTCTAGCAAAGGATACTGTTCTGAGAAAAAGTATATGTCttaagactcctgaggaaatagacGACATGGAGAAAAAATCATATGCTAGTgtcattggtagtttaatgtatacTATTTTGTGTGCATGCCCTGATATAAGATATGTTGTTGGTTTAGTTAGTCATTTCTAATCAAACATAGAAAGAAACGAGACACTTGAAAACAGTGCAGAGGACATTCAGATATCATAAAgagacaacagattattgtctttgTTTATATGCATCAAAGATGAATCTAAAGGACTGCACTGATGCAAATTGGGCAAGAGACACTACAAAAATACATGAGTTTAACGACGGGAGTACCGACGAAATCTTAACTCCGTCGGCATATACCGACTGAATATAATTCTGTCGGTAAGTACCGACGGGGTTTAGGTCCGTCGGTAACCACCGACGGAAtggtaattccgtcggtaatcaccgacggaattattAATTCCGTCGGTGGTTACCGACGGAATCACCATTCCGTCGGCGAGTAGCATAATATCGCCATTAGAATTTTTGGTTATTTCCGACGGACttattattccgtcggtaaataggcGGGTCCGGGTGTAAAGAATACCGACGGAATGATATTTCGTCGGTAATTAACGGGTTTAGGGTTATATTATACCGACGGATAtatgattccgtcggtaaatttcCCCCGTACTCGTTTCCTCTGCGTTCGCTAAACCTTGCCCGCTAACTAGCCGAAATCACCGACGGAAATAAGCATTccatcggtaattaccgacggaagtatatttccgtcggtaaatctcGATTTAGGGCACAGAATTCCCTTTCCTCTTCGCGCGATCTTTCCCTCAGCGGTGGCGGCGATTTTCCGACGGCTCTTCGAGCGATCTCGGCGGCGCCCTTTCCTCCCGTGCACACCGTTCCGGCGATCTCTCAGGTTTGATCTTCTATTCTCCTCTCTCGTTTGCATTTTCACACGCTGGCAGCCGCGCCCTGCTCGCTGATCGCTGCCGGCGGCCTGTTCACGGCCGGCAGATTGCTTGCGGCCGGCGGCCTGCTCGAGGCCGGCAGGGGCCCTGCGGCCGGCGGGCTGCTCGCGGCCGCCGGCCTGCTTGGGGGTTCCTGTGGTGCTATAGGCCGGCGGCCAATGGGGTGCTCTAGGCCGGCGGCCAGTGGGCTGCTCGCGAGCAGCGGCCTGCTCACAGCTAGCGGGTTGCTCTTGGCTGGCGGCCTGCTCACGGCTCGCTACTCGCGGCCAGCAACCTGCTCGCAATTGTAGCAGTGCTTTGTTACTGTTCGTAGCTGAGCACAATGTaaaccctagaaaatttaagtgtTGTGACATATTTTGATCAATTTCGCTATTGTACTTGCATAAAATGTAGTTTGATCGATGCTTCTCATATATGTATGATTATTTCATTTGATAATGCTATAAGGAACAACATGTTTATAATAGTTTCATTTAATTGTTCTAGTGTAGAGGTGATTTATggtaatatgatatgatgattgtgagatgaaattgtgcacataattctttatttaaacttatttcaagtgatacaa
This region of Zingiber officinale cultivar Zhangliang chromosome 9A, Zo_v1.1, whole genome shotgun sequence genomic DNA includes:
- the LOC122018543 gene encoding probable membrane-associated kinase regulator 2 isoform X1 — its product is MESFSLLKYWRGGGGATVAAAIRSSAANHGTDVAAAAVLRPSSATTDDGEGEDEGPFFDIEFGALGAADGSVSKSGIEVEEGEFDIELKGAGGGENLRAEGFSSSDEIFFKGKLVPLEPSSIAVADDKPQCESSISLLKLAPKFRVFSLGYRKFKPAAAEPNAASPKQQPQQQQSKFFALDRRARSSSTNRPSKTAADANTTATVQAAAQAAAEADEKRFAREVLQKYRNMIKPLYVRASKKHLEKHKLSGASSEAEPPEEEAPAKYAGGGKSLPAGMRAAGKRLGKSWQTSAAVAAVPSPPPPPPPQRRDDSLLELQDGIQNAIAHCKRSFTAPDKGSAAKSPLARSKSEPIQATLAPVNSQAKSIPNPAVTDESITQ
- the LOC122018543 gene encoding probable membrane-associated kinase regulator 2 isoform X2, producing MESFSLLKYWRGGGGATVAAAIRSSAANHGTDVAAAAVLRPSSATTDDGEGEDEGPFFDIEFGALGAADGSVSKSGIEVEEGEFDIELKGAGGGENLRAEGFSSSDEIFFKGKLVPLEPSSIAVADDKPQCESSISLLKLAPKFRVFSLGYRKFKPAAAEPNAASPKQQPQQQQSKFFALDRRARSSSTNRPSKTAADANTTATVQAAAQAAAEADEKRFAREVLQKYRNMIKPLYVRASKKHLEKHKLSGASSEAEPPEEEAPAKYAGGGKSLPAGMRAAGKRLGKSWQTSAAVAAVPSPPPPPPPQRRDDSLLELQDGIQNAIAHCKRSFTAPDKGSAAKSPLARSKSEPIQATVDSPA